Proteins encoded in a region of the Leptospira montravelensis genome:
- a CDS encoding HAD family hydrolase produces MRLLQQKKNWIFDMDGTLTIAKHDFDAIKRELEIPLDTDILTSLSKLSKEEANKKHTILNSIELRIAKLSTPSPGSADLLKELNEKKMNVGILTRNSFSNSIETLKAAGLIHFFQPDFIFCRERALPKPNPEGIYRLMDLWQANPKETVMIGDYLFDLDAGAAAGVDTIYIDPEGNFPFKKFATHCVIDLGEILSL; encoded by the coding sequence ATGCGACTTTTACAACAGAAAAAGAATTGGATTTTTGATATGGATGGTACTTTAACGATCGCCAAACATGATTTTGACGCCATTAAACGAGAACTAGAAATTCCCTTAGATACAGATATACTTACTTCATTATCCAAACTTTCTAAAGAAGAAGCTAATAAAAAACATACAATCTTGAATTCAATTGAACTAAGGATCGCTAAGTTATCTACTCCTTCCCCTGGAAGTGCCGATTTATTAAAAGAACTCAACGAAAAAAAAATGAACGTTGGGATACTAACCAGGAATAGTTTTTCAAATTCTATTGAAACCTTAAAGGCCGCAGGTTTAATTCATTTTTTCCAACCGGATTTTATTTTTTGTAGAGAACGCGCCTTACCTAAACCCAACCCAGAAGGGATTTATCGGTTAATGGATCTTTGGCAAGCGAATCCAAAAGAAACGGTTATGATCGGAGATTATCTTTTTGATTTAGACGCTGGTGCTGCGGCCGGTGTGGATACTATCTACATTGATCCAGAAGGCAATTTTCCTTTTAAAAAATTCGCGACTCATTGTGTTATAGACTTAGGCGAAATCCTAAGTCTATAA
- a CDS encoding nuclear transport factor 2 family protein: MITNQVVEEKNEESLKKEFLFIMKNIDERNVSEIESKFHSDYADSVYIKGNNTIFSSNKLNYIQSLKDGKIGGVEREVNIQSVDFIDQFGFIKVHLESKVMNFHSMYTFYFEEGEWKLIKAVVVAEKK; encoded by the coding sequence ATGATCACAAATCAAGTAGTTGAAGAAAAGAATGAGGAATCTTTAAAAAAAGAATTTCTTTTTATTATGAAAAATATAGATGAAAGAAATGTTTCAGAAATTGAATCAAAGTTTCATTCTGATTATGCTGATAGCGTTTATATTAAGGGAAATAATACTATATTTAGTTCAAATAAATTGAATTATATCCAATCATTAAAGGATGGAAAAATTGGCGGTGTAGAAAGAGAAGTTAATATTCAATCAGTTGATTTTATAGATCAGTTTGGGTTTATAAAAGTACATTTGGAAAGTAAGGTGATGAATTTCCATTCAATGTATACCTTTTATTTTGAAGAGGGAGAATGGAAGTTAATTAAGGCAGTGGTTGTGGCTGAGAAGAAATAA
- a CDS encoding methyl-accepting chemotaxis protein produces MRTKLKLYFILSFLAFGILLLLSMALVLKMQNALPENLTISIGFGILILTVLVLIFGSALSSWFSNIFGKLEIAFKEVGLGNLQVRIPYKENDLLSEFYMNFHRMLQAQGELIQHIKTSADTLSSDSQKMKLVTLDFSSNLQSQSAATEQVSASIEEISGVAVSISNIAETNSQSMNNLTSEVDHLSVAIDKTSEYVEGTLDSIKNIIERAEAGKNTLRTMNEAMDNLSHSSLEISKTVDVISKISEQVNMLALNASIEAARAGDAGRGFAVVAEEVSKLAERTANAVKGIDSLMKKNQYDVSFGRESIEKTTMEIQEIIGNIDSISEKISEVHSSVNTQKELKTKLLKEAIFVKVRSEEIKDAVTEHKTATNEVMASVSSISQSSFSNSESSDLLAEKITTIANTADKLISMVDLFKTNIVSDESSISDRDESTHKLQFRSEIGSIYYIKEKDLLEVVWTPNFSEDKYIEILNEALNIIHKFNIRKWLADTRRMGLVSRSAQEWVNVNWFPKASNSSLRKMAVVVPNSALAAISIDDQTLKTGNVELKSVPSLEAGITWLND; encoded by the coding sequence ATGCGTACAAAACTAAAACTTTATTTTATTCTCTCCTTTTTGGCCTTTGGAATTTTGTTGCTTTTGAGCATGGCCTTAGTTTTAAAAATGCAAAATGCGCTGCCAGAAAACCTAACAATCTCAATCGGTTTTGGAATTCTTATCCTAACTGTGTTAGTTCTTATTTTTGGTTCAGCACTCAGCTCCTGGTTCAGTAATATCTTTGGCAAATTAGAAATTGCTTTTAAGGAAGTAGGACTCGGCAATTTACAAGTTCGAATCCCATACAAAGAAAACGATTTACTTTCAGAATTCTATATGAATTTTCATAGAATGTTACAAGCACAAGGTGAACTCATTCAACATATCAAAACTTCAGCTGACACCTTATCTTCAGATTCACAAAAAATGAAATTGGTGACACTTGATTTTTCCAGCAATTTACAGTCACAATCGGCCGCCACTGAACAAGTTTCTGCTTCTATAGAAGAAATCTCTGGAGTTGCTGTATCAATCTCCAATATCGCTGAAACAAATTCTCAGAGTATGAATAATTTAACTTCAGAAGTGGATCATCTCTCTGTCGCAATCGATAAAACCAGCGAATATGTTGAAGGCACTTTGGATTCGATTAAAAATATTATTGAACGAGCAGAAGCTGGTAAAAATACATTAAGAACTATGAATGAAGCAATGGACAACTTATCGCATAGTTCACTTGAGATTTCAAAAACAGTAGATGTCATTTCTAAAATCAGCGAACAAGTCAATATGTTAGCACTCAATGCATCAATAGAAGCTGCGAGGGCAGGAGACGCAGGAAGAGGATTTGCCGTTGTAGCGGAAGAAGTATCCAAACTAGCTGAAAGAACTGCAAATGCAGTCAAAGGAATCGATTCGTTAATGAAAAAGAATCAATACGATGTTTCTTTCGGTAGAGAAAGTATTGAAAAAACTACAATGGAAATTCAAGAAATCATAGGAAACATAGATTCCATTTCGGAGAAAATTTCAGAAGTCCATTCATCCGTAAATACACAAAAAGAGTTAAAAACAAAACTTCTAAAAGAAGCTATTTTTGTGAAAGTAAGATCGGAAGAAATTAAAGACGCAGTGACAGAACACAAAACAGCAACAAACGAAGTAATGGCTTCCGTATCATCTATTAGCCAATCTTCTTTTAGCAATTCCGAAAGTAGTGATTTATTAGCAGAGAAAATTACTACAATTGCGAATACTGCAGACAAATTAATTTCAATGGTTGATCTCTTCAAAACAAACATTGTTTCAGATGAATCATCAATTTCCGATCGTGACGAATCCACTCATAAACTTCAATTCAGGTCTGAAATCGGAAGTATTTACTATATTAAAGAAAAAGATTTATTAGAAGTTGTCTGGACACCAAATTTTAGCGAAGATAAATATATCGAAATTCTAAATGAAGCATTGAATATTATCCATAAATTTAATATCCGTAAGTGGCTTGCAGACACAAGAAGAATGGGCCTTGTGTCTCGCTCTGCACAAGAATGGGTAAACGTCAATTGGTTTCCCAAGGCAAGTAACTCTAGTTTAAGAAAAATGGCGGTAGTCGTACCGAACTCTGCTTTAGCGGCCATTTCTATAGATGACCAAACACTGAAAACCGGAAACGTAGAATTAAAATCCGTACCTAGTTTAGAAGCAGGAATTACTTGGTTAAATGACTAA
- a CDS encoding DNA-3-methyladenine glycosylase I, with the protein MALKEKSRCSWCLKFDQYIKYHDEEWGVPVHNDQIHFEFLILEGAQAGLSWSTILKKREGYKKLFANFDPAKVAKFSEKKIETILLNPAIVRNRLKVYAAVNNAKRFLEIQKEFGSFDFYIWSFVSHKTINNRRKSLKEIPATTKESDALSKDLIKRGFKFVGSTVIYAHMQACGLVNDHVEDCFRYKEVSSLL; encoded by the coding sequence ATGGCTCTAAAAGAAAAATCAAGATGCTCCTGGTGCCTTAAGTTTGACCAATACATAAAGTATCATGATGAAGAATGGGGCGTACCAGTTCATAACGACCAAATACATTTTGAGTTTTTGATTTTAGAAGGGGCGCAGGCTGGCCTAAGTTGGTCCACTATTTTAAAAAAAAGAGAAGGTTATAAAAAGCTTTTTGCAAATTTTGATCCAGCGAAGGTTGCAAAATTCTCCGAAAAAAAAATAGAAACGATCTTACTAAATCCAGCGATTGTTCGGAATCGCTTAAAAGTTTACGCAGCGGTAAACAATGCAAAAAGGTTTTTAGAAATCCAAAAAGAATTTGGCTCCTTTGATTTTTATATTTGGAGTTTTGTTAGTCATAAAACAATAAACAACCGTAGGAAAAGTTTAAAAGAAATTCCTGCAACGACAAAAGAATCTGATGCATTAAGTAAGGATTTAATCAAACGTGGATTTAAGTTTGTAGGGAGTACAGTAATTTACGCACATATGCAAGCCTGTGGACTTGTCAATGACCATGTAGAAGATTGTTTTCGGTATAAAGAGGTTAGTTCTCTCCTCTAG
- a CDS encoding sensor histidine kinase, translated as MNIVSLLNLFSLFIYLIAISFIIKKLIKRPSYRGEGAFVLILAIIPCYVSVSNVLEHGYSIDYFDDYEGFFKDLYAMFFLIYLYVHSVKKEQNQRIEHERQIKSDLKLKSKLLTEIHHRVNNNLQIISGLLAMQVESENDIKLTTSLGLIQNRIMAIASVHKIIYGSPNLLYVDLNLIFNSILGNLKITYINEKNNIELHELIEEGLEMDLDRAIPMGLILNELVSNSFRHAFMKRNHGKIEVSLGRIEDQFLLIVKDDGGGIDSAVMDSKGMGLTLVKNLVKQLRGIMKIEKESGLAIEIRFPILNQNPIHIE; from the coding sequence ATGAATATAGTATCTCTACTCAATCTTTTTTCTTTATTCATTTATCTAATTGCTATTTCTTTTATCATTAAAAAATTAATCAAACGGCCAAGTTATCGAGGTGAAGGTGCATTTGTTTTGATCCTTGCGATAATTCCATGTTATGTGAGTGTTTCGAACGTCCTTGAACATGGGTATTCGATTGATTATTTCGATGATTATGAAGGTTTTTTTAAAGATCTTTACGCGATGTTTTTTTTGATCTATTTGTATGTTCATTCAGTGAAGAAGGAACAAAACCAAAGAATTGAACATGAAAGGCAGATAAAATCAGACCTAAAATTAAAATCAAAGTTATTAACGGAAATTCATCATAGGGTCAATAATAATTTGCAAATCATTTCTGGACTTCTTGCCATGCAGGTAGAGTCAGAGAATGATATTAAATTAACAACTTCGTTAGGATTGATACAGAATAGAATCATGGCTATAGCTTCTGTTCATAAGATCATTTACGGATCACCAAATCTTCTATATGTAGACTTGAATCTTATCTTTAATTCAATCCTGGGAAATTTAAAAATAACTTATATAAATGAAAAAAACAACATAGAGTTACATGAATTGATTGAAGAAGGATTGGAGATGGACTTAGATCGAGCTATTCCTATGGGATTAATATTAAATGAATTAGTATCGAATTCTTTTCGTCATGCTTTTATGAAACGCAATCATGGTAAAATTGAAGTTAGTTTAGGCAGAATTGAAGATCAATTTTTATTAATTGTCAAAGACGATGGTGGTGGAATCGATAGTGCTGTGATGGATTCCAAAGGGATGGGATTAACTCTTGTTAAGAATTTAGTGAAACAATTACGTGGTATAATGAAAATAGAAAAAGAGAGCGGATTAGCAATTGAAATCAGATTCCCGATATTAAATCAAAATCCAATACATATCGAGTGA
- a CDS encoding DUF1554 domain-containing protein, which yields MEINNLCDPSSDFFKQIQISKILAKDNTPICGKDYISTIIPYSITGSVSGLNSSGLKLLLNEILTLPIENGSTNFSFTNIIFTGSTYSVKVSTQPAGLFCNITNGEGIVKNSDVNSVSVSCAPTCNPCYLFLSGSGYPPNPGSAKNFDTFCSSDGNYPGTGTYKAMVVDGVTRRASISANIGDGQIDWVFAPNRTYRQTEGVIGTTNSAGLFISALSLRFSVNSKYWTGLYSDWTTNTSNTCDLWRSNSGSFTGIMGQGNSTAIASITAGWPADSCNVSNQQLICVEQ from the coding sequence ATGGAAATAAATAACTTATGTGATCCAAGTTCCGATTTCTTCAAACAAATTCAAATATCAAAAATACTTGCAAAAGATAACACACCAATCTGCGGGAAGGATTACATATCGACAATAATACCTTATTCAATAACAGGTTCTGTTTCAGGGTTAAATAGTTCAGGACTGAAACTTTTACTCAATGAAATTCTAACATTACCAATTGAAAATGGTAGTACAAACTTTTCCTTTACAAACATAATTTTTACTGGATCCACTTATTCTGTAAAGGTCTCTACCCAACCAGCAGGATTATTCTGTAATATCACAAATGGAGAAGGCATTGTCAAAAATTCAGATGTAAACTCAGTGTCTGTCAGTTGCGCTCCTACATGTAACCCATGTTATCTCTTTCTTTCTGGCTCTGGATATCCTCCCAACCCTGGTAGTGCCAAAAATTTTGATACTTTTTGTTCTTCCGACGGAAATTATCCAGGAACTGGTACATATAAAGCAATGGTGGTGGATGGAGTTACCAGAAGAGCATCGATTAGTGCCAATATTGGTGACGGACAAATAGACTGGGTCTTCGCACCGAATAGAACCTATCGTCAGACAGAAGGTGTGATTGGCACAACAAATTCAGCGGGACTTTTTATCTCGGCACTATCATTACGATTTTCGGTCAATTCAAAGTATTGGACAGGCTTATACTCTGATTGGACTACAAATACAAGCAATACTTGCGATTTATGGAGAAGTAACTCTGGTTCTTTTACTGGCATCATGGGCCAAGGAAATTCAACAGCTATTGCATCTATAACAGCCGGATGGCCTGCAGATTCATGTAATGTTAGTAACCAACAATTGATCTGTGTGGAACAGTAA
- a CDS encoding DUF4334 domain-containing protein produces the protein MNTLESKFYEMRAKKNNSTEDSFALFDALETVTIEDMMGMWHGSGFHTGHTMDGALETFNWYGKEFEDADNVHPLVFKSFGKTLFKVNPSIMPVRLATLVPSTNLWPLKYVFLLVRFLFQTYKSKARVRRIEFRGKVTAAMIYDNLPIHDVFKKVNQNTMFGCMDYKGMKQPFFFVLERDK, from the coding sequence ATGAATACTCTTGAATCAAAATTTTATGAAATGCGCGCTAAAAAGAACAATTCCACTGAGGATTCTTTTGCGTTATTTGATGCTTTGGAAACAGTTACAATCGAAGATATGATGGGAATGTGGCATGGCTCTGGTTTTCATACAGGGCACACAATGGATGGAGCGTTAGAAACATTTAATTGGTATGGAAAAGAATTTGAGGATGCTGATAACGTTCACCCATTGGTTTTTAAATCCTTTGGAAAAACTTTATTTAAAGTTAATCCTTCTATAATGCCTGTTCGGTTGGCAACACTGGTTCCTTCTACAAATTTATGGCCACTAAAGTATGTTTTTTTGTTGGTACGTTTTTTATTTCAAACTTATAAATCAAAAGCTCGCGTCCGACGTATAGAGTTTCGTGGCAAAGTCACTGCTGCAATGATTTATGATAACCTTCCCATTCATGATGTATTTAAAAAGGTAAATCAAAATACTATGTTTGGATGTATGGATTATAAAGGAATGAAACAACCTTTCTTTTTTGTATTAGAACGAGATAAATAA
- a CDS encoding OmpA family protein — protein MVFQKENCKQSVFVLLLIGFLAVSCNSLGIPLEKKRHLPIRPTNGCEMTSEERTYRVLFLLPIYTHHLDSGSLTKQADSFVLESKFYAKPWDIVITALGFLLSFNSSTEIKVYCPKSVVLDSIKKEPNSDHSISKLSYWKSEGNATPIQMVSFVPDDYKITEESKAKLVALSRDILKSEEAFNVVLVGKSQTTGDLAYQVRLVKRRFDEVKQILSKEAIDENRIRTFISDRESNGNLKEIAGDTPSTIQIYLVKE, from the coding sequence ATGGTATTTCAAAAAGAAAATTGTAAACAAAGTGTTTTTGTTCTTCTTCTAATTGGTTTTTTGGCTGTATCTTGTAATTCATTAGGGATCCCTTTAGAAAAAAAACGACACCTGCCCATTCGTCCAACAAATGGCTGTGAGATGACCTCTGAAGAACGTACATATCGTGTATTGTTCTTATTACCTATCTACACTCATCATTTGGATTCTGGTTCTCTAACCAAGCAGGCAGATTCTTTTGTTTTAGAATCTAAATTTTACGCTAAACCTTGGGATATTGTTATCACAGCCTTGGGTTTCCTGTTATCTTTTAACTCGTCTACCGAAATTAAAGTGTATTGTCCGAAGTCCGTTGTTTTGGATTCCATAAAAAAAGAACCAAATTCTGATCATTCGATTTCTAAATTATCTTATTGGAAATCGGAAGGCAATGCGACACCGATACAAATGGTTTCCTTTGTTCCAGATGATTATAAGATCACAGAAGAATCCAAGGCAAAACTCGTCGCATTGTCTAGAGACATTTTAAAATCGGAAGAGGCTTTTAACGTTGTGTTGGTGGGAAAATCTCAAACTACAGGTGATTTGGCCTACCAGGTTCGTCTTGTAAAACGTCGATTTGATGAAGTAAAACAGATTTTAAGTAAGGAAGCCATCGATGAAAATCGAATTCGGACGTTTATTTCTGACCGCGAATCAAACGGAAATTTAAAAGAAATTGCTGGTGATACTCCTTCTACAATTCAAATCTATTTAGTAAAAGAGTGA
- a CDS encoding CoA-binding protein — protein MNVTDSEIKSLLQNYQKIAVYGLSNDPSKPSHYVPVYIRDKGWKVVGTYPKEHNVGGFAIYKSLKEIPKEDRKFIDVFRSSDKIPEVIDEILDLGGTEVIWLQLGISHPEAEKKAEEAGLRVVSNRCLIIEHKNYF, from the coding sequence ATGAATGTTACAGATTCCGAAATCAAATCCCTATTGCAAAACTATCAAAAGATTGCAGTTTACGGACTAAGCAATGATCCATCTAAACCCAGTCATTATGTACCTGTCTATATTCGGGACAAAGGTTGGAAAGTGGTCGGAACCTATCCCAAAGAACACAACGTAGGTGGATTCGCTATTTATAAAAGCCTAAAAGAGATCCCTAAAGAAGATCGAAAATTCATCGATGTTTTTAGAAGCTCTGATAAAATTCCCGAAGTGATTGATGAAATTTTAGATTTAGGTGGGACGGAAGTCATTTGGCTTCAATTGGGTATTTCTCATCCAGAAGCAGAAAAAAAGGCAGAAGAGGCAGGCCTTCGTGTTGTTTCCAATCGCTGCCTCATCATTGAACATAAAAATTATTTTTAA
- the rnk gene encoding nucleoside diphosphate kinase regulator, with amino-acid sequence MYRKSKLCITHFDYNRLKQMISDYTKRNKIDSNIKDLLGEIERAQKVDSHVIPPNFVTMNSVIELKNLNELEFQEFKLVFPEEANTEENKISVLAPIGTAILGYKIGDVIQWKIPSGENQFQITNIKYQPEANGDYHL; translated from the coding sequence ATGTATAGAAAAAGTAAACTTTGTATCACGCATTTTGATTATAACCGGTTAAAACAAATGATATCGGATTATACCAAAAGAAACAAAATTGATTCAAACATAAAAGACCTACTCGGTGAAATAGAAAGAGCACAAAAAGTGGATTCACATGTAATTCCACCAAACTTTGTGACTATGAATTCAGTGATTGAATTAAAAAATTTAAACGAATTAGAGTTCCAAGAATTTAAATTGGTTTTCCCTGAAGAGGCGAACACTGAAGAAAATAAAATTTCTGTTTTAGCACCAATTGGAACCGCAATCCTTGGTTACAAAATTGGAGACGTGATTCAATGGAAAATTCCTAGTGGTGAAAATCAGTTTCAAATTACAAACATCAAATACCAACCAGAAGCTAACGGCGATTACCATCTGTAA
- a CDS encoding MarR family winged helix-turn-helix transcriptional regulator encodes MSDPFDLENSYAYLIYRTVRALRRQFMRLASANGLELYPEQWFVLVRLIKQPGCSQSDLGRDFDDRPSMARALRNMEEKGWIKIQANPDDGRKNQVYPTKKGSEIYQLMVAVVTEERKRMFKKLSSQDFKTFKRIIDQIYEESID; translated from the coding sequence ATGTCTGATCCTTTTGACTTAGAGAATTCCTATGCTTATTTGATTTACCGAACCGTGCGTGCTTTGCGACGTCAATTTATGAGGTTAGCATCTGCCAATGGACTCGAGTTATATCCTGAGCAGTGGTTTGTTTTGGTTCGTTTGATAAAACAACCTGGTTGTAGTCAATCCGATTTGGGAAGGGATTTTGATGATCGACCTTCAATGGCAAGAGCATTAAGAAATATGGAAGAAAAGGGTTGGATTAAAATTCAGGCCAATCCTGATGATGGTCGCAAAAATCAAGTATATCCAACTAAAAAAGGATCAGAAATTTATCAATTAATGGTGGCTGTTGTTACAGAGGAACGCAAACGAATGTTTAAAAAACTTTCTTCGCAAGATTTTAAAACCTTTAAAAGGATTATTGATCAAATATATGAGGAATCAATAGACTGA
- a CDS encoding alpha/beta fold hydrolase, protein MSTSKPNTIQKKYKEEFITANHVKIHLGIWPGRGKTIICLHGLSGNLYSMKPLAEKLNRNGYKVISYDLRGRGKSDKPQSGYGFKNHIDDLKGIIAHYKIKNPIFFAHSFGCMIALRFAILYPKEVKAMILMDGGGLLSLSKRLQVLKVLQQSFERLDINFSSINEYLNLIKNSPLIPNWTKDIENYFRFELEKTKNGYMCHMPGYVMEEELKEMGGSMLKRNIIKYLLQSPKKVITKMIENKKLNFESIDTQVLILRATEMNLFPNDDLLPKISFESMLKRIPFARGEEIKTNHYGILFDENKKRDRAINLFLKRLNN, encoded by the coding sequence ATGAGTACATCGAAGCCAAATACCATACAAAAAAAATACAAAGAGGAATTCATCACAGCCAACCATGTCAAAATTCATCTAGGAATATGGCCCGGACGTGGAAAGACGATCATTTGCCTACATGGACTATCTGGAAATCTTTATTCAATGAAACCTTTGGCAGAAAAATTAAACCGTAATGGATACAAAGTAATATCTTATGATTTACGTGGTAGAGGAAAATCTGATAAACCACAATCAGGATATGGTTTTAAAAATCATATCGATGACTTAAAAGGTATTATCGCACATTATAAAATCAAAAATCCAATTTTCTTTGCACATTCATTTGGCTGTATGATTGCGCTTCGTTTTGCAATTCTTTATCCTAAAGAGGTCAAAGCAATGATACTAATGGATGGCGGAGGACTCCTTTCTTTATCTAAAAGATTACAAGTCTTAAAAGTCCTGCAACAATCATTCGAAAGATTAGATATCAATTTTTCCAGTATTAACGAATACTTAAATTTAATCAAAAACTCACCTTTAATACCAAACTGGACAAAGGACATCGAAAATTATTTTCGATTTGAATTAGAAAAAACAAAGAATGGTTACATGTGTCATATGCCTGGATATGTGATGGAAGAAGAACTCAAAGAGATGGGCGGCTCTATGTTGAAACGTAACATTATCAAATACCTTTTACAAAGTCCCAAAAAGGTGATCACCAAAATGATCGAAAACAAAAAACTAAATTTCGAAAGTATAGACACGCAGGTGTTAATCCTTAGAGCCACTGAAATGAATTTATTTCCAAACGATGATTTATTACCTAAGATATCATTTGAATCCATGTTAAAAAGAATTCCATTTGCGAGAGGAGAAGAAATAAAAACAAACCATTATGGAATACTTTTTGACGAAAACAAGAAACGAGATAGAGCAATCAATCTTTTCCTGAAGCGGCTAAATAATTAA
- a CDS encoding M14 family zinc carboxypeptidase, with translation MLRGMKRLNRYENRILKIVKLGGKLVRFKQFGFSTKTAEGFRFPIYVLEIGKEKAIQRNVAGLVAGVHGLETIGIRVLLDFLDDLFARKSSELYEEIKAGELGIVCIPILNPGGVAMKRRSNPVGVDLMRNSGVEAVKAPFFFGGHKISNFFPYYRGNVLQAESKVLDRFYNEYLLPAENFMIPVVDIHSGFGAIDHVWWPYASTHEQCVDESLFQKIANHLTSKFNHILYKFGPQSETYTTHGDLWDRLYNEYQKAKGLNSSRFLPLTLEIGTWSDIQLDPWKVFRKRGIFNPARESKQELIISHRKFLADVLRLAKMKPIDLD, from the coding sequence ATGCTTAGAGGAATGAAACGTCTTAATCGATACGAAAACAGAATACTCAAAATAGTAAAGTTAGGTGGTAAATTAGTTCGGTTCAAACAGTTCGGATTCTCCACAAAAACAGCAGAAGGTTTTAGGTTTCCCATTTATGTCTTAGAAATTGGAAAAGAAAAAGCAATCCAACGGAATGTAGCTGGTTTAGTGGCTGGCGTTCACGGACTCGAAACCATTGGAATCAGAGTTCTATTGGATTTTTTAGATGATTTATTTGCACGCAAATCTTCTGAACTATATGAGGAAATCAAAGCTGGTGAACTTGGTATAGTTTGTATTCCCATTCTGAATCCAGGTGGAGTCGCAATGAAACGTAGATCAAATCCAGTTGGAGTTGATTTAATGAGAAATTCTGGTGTGGAGGCAGTAAAGGCACCTTTCTTTTTTGGAGGTCATAAGATTTCGAATTTTTTTCCCTATTACAGAGGAAACGTTTTGCAAGCAGAATCAAAAGTTTTAGACCGCTTCTACAACGAATATTTATTACCTGCAGAAAACTTCATGATTCCAGTCGTTGATATTCATTCTGGATTCGGTGCGATAGACCATGTGTGGTGGCCTTATGCAAGTACGCATGAACAATGTGTAGATGAATCTTTGTTTCAAAAAATTGCAAACCATCTAACATCTAAATTTAATCATATTCTTTATAAGTTTGGTCCACAAAGTGAAACGTACACAACTCATGGAGATCTTTGGGATCGTTTGTACAATGAATATCAAAAGGCAAAAGGTCTCAATAGTTCAAGATTTCTTCCTCTAACCTTAGAAATTGGAACATGGTCAGACATCCAGCTTGATCCTTGGAAAGTTTTTCGAAAACGGGGAATTTTTAATCCAGCTAGGGAATCAAAACAAGAGTTAATCATAAGTCATAGAAAATTTTTGGCAGATGTATTAAGGTTGGCAAAAATGAAACCTATAGATTTGGATTGA